In Megalobrama amblycephala isolate DHTTF-2021 linkage group LG10, ASM1881202v1, whole genome shotgun sequence, one DNA window encodes the following:
- the LOC125276838 gene encoding phenazine biosynthesis-like domain-containing protein isoform X3 translates to MEIPIFTVDAFTNVPFKGNPAAVCLIENELQDDLYLSIAAEMNLSDTAFISKRNSMDFSSGARFGLRWFTPICEDLLCGHATLASAAVLFYLKKNVNPVVTFETMSGELHVRQHGESLIMDFPLNKPQPQEQHEIKDLLKAVVGDLPVQEVCYSPTIRSELTSLRPEAEALLKNESTGKIKGISVTIKGAPNAQPGYDFYSRFFCPWYGVLEDPVCGSSHTVLAGYWSEKLNKKKMLAYQCSSRGGELELELRDDGRLNISGRAQIILQGTLKI, encoded by the exons ATGGAGATTCCAATATTTACTGTTGATGCTTTTACCAATGTACCTTTCAAAGGTAATCCTGCTGCAGTATGTCTTATAGAGAAC GAGCTGCAAGATGATCTTTATCTAAGCATTGCTGCCGAGATGAATTTATCAGACACTGCCTTCATCTCAAAACGAAATTCTATGGATTTTTCCTCAG GTGCAAGGTTTGGGTTACGCTGGTTTACCCCCATATGTGAGGATCTACTATGTGGACATGCAACACTGGCCTCAGCAGCAGTGCTCTTTTACCTTAAAA AGAATGTCAACCCTGTTGTGACGTTTGAGACTATGAGTGGGGAGCTTCATGTGCGCCAGCATGGAGAATCTCTAATAATGGACTTCCCCTTAAACAAACCACAGCCCCAG GAACAACATGAAATCAAGGATCTGTTGAAA gCTGTTGTTGGAGACTTACCCGTCCAGGAAGTGTGCTACAGTCCAACAATAAG ATCTGAACTTACATCTTTGAGGCCTGAAGCAGAAGCTCTGCTGAAAAACGAATCTACTGGGAAGATTAAAGGCATCAGTGTTACAATCAAAGGAGCTCCGAATGCACAGCCTGGATATGACTTCTATTCCCGTTTCTTTTGCCCTTGGTATGGGGTCCTTGAAGATCCAGTCTGTG ggtCTTCACACACAGTTCTTGCTGGCTACTGGTCTGAAAAgctgaataaaaagaaaatgttgg CCTACCAGTGCTCCAGTCGTGGAGGTGAACTGGAGCTGGAGTTGAGGGATGATGGTCGACTCAACATCAGCGGTCGGGCGCAGATCATTCTTCAGGGAACTCTTAAAATCTAG
- the LOC125276838 gene encoding phenazine biosynthesis-like domain-containing protein isoform X2: MEIPIFTVDAFTNVPFKGNPAALCLIENELQDDLYLSIAAEMNLSDTAFISKRNSMDFSSGARFGLRWFTPICEDLLCGHATLASAAVLFYLKKNVNPVVTFETMSGELHVRQHGESLIMDFPLNKPQPQEQHEIKDLLKAVVGDLPVQEVCYSPTIRYLMIRLADTCDRSELTSLRPEAEALLKNESTGKIKGISVTIKGAPNAQPGYDFYSRFFCPWYGVLEDPVCGSSHTVLAGYWSEKLNKKKMLAYQCSSRGGELELELRDDGRLNISGRAQIILQGTLKI; the protein is encoded by the exons ATGGAGATTCCAATATTTACTGTTGATGCTTTTACCAATGTACCTTTCAAAGGTAATCCTGCTGCATTATGTCTTATAGAGAAC GAGCTGCAAGATGATCTTTATCTAAGCATTGCTGCCGAGATGAATTTATCAGACACTGCCTTCATCTCAAAACGAAATTCTATGGATTTTTCCTCAG GTGCAAGGTTTGGGTTACGCTGGTTTACCCCCATATGTGAGGATCTACTATGTGGACATGCAACACTGGCCTCAGCAGCAGTGCTCTTTTACCTTAAAA AGAATGTCAACCCTGTTGTGACGTTTGAGACTATGAGTGGGGAGCTTCATGTGCGCCAGCATGGAGAATCTCTAATAATGGACTTCCCCTTAAACAAACCACAGCCCCAG GAACAACATGAAATCAAGGATCTGTTGAAA gCTGTTGTTGGAGACTTACCCGTCCAGGAAGTGTGCTACAGTCCAACAATAAGGTACCTGATGATTCGTCTAGCTGACACATGTGACAG ATCTGAACTTACATCTTTGAGGCCTGAAGCAGAAGCTCTGCTGAAAAACGAATCTACTGGGAAGATTAAAGGCATCAGTGTTACAATCAAAGGAGCTCCGAATGCACAGCCTGGATATGACTTCTATTCCCGTTTCTTTTGCCCTTGGTATGGGGTCCTTGAAGATCCAGTCTGTG ggtCTTCACACACAGTTCTTGCTGGCTACTGGTCTGAAAAgctgaataaaaagaaaatgttgg CCTACCAGTGCTCCAGTCGTGGAGGTGAACTGGAGCTGGAGTTGAGGGATGATGGTCGACTCAACATCAGCGGTCGGGCGCAGATCATTCTTCAGGGAACTCTTAAAATCTAG
- the LOC125276838 gene encoding phenazine biosynthesis-like domain-containing protein isoform X1: MEIPIFTVDAFTNVPFKGNPAAVCLIENELQDDLYLSIAAEMNLSDTAFISKRNSMDFSSGARFGLRWFTPICEDLLCGHATLASAAVLFYLKKNVNPVVTFETMSGELHVRQHGESLIMDFPLNKPQPQEQHEIKDLLKAVVGDLPVQEVCYSPTIRYLMIRLADTCDRSELTSLRPEAEALLKNESTGKIKGISVTIKGAPNAQPGYDFYSRFFCPWYGVLEDPVCGSSHTVLAGYWSEKLNKKKMLAYQCSSRGGELELELRDDGRLNISGRAQIILQGTLKI; this comes from the exons ATGGAGATTCCAATATTTACTGTTGATGCTTTTACCAATGTACCTTTCAAAGGTAATCCTGCTGCAGTATGTCTTATAGAGAAC GAGCTGCAAGATGATCTTTATCTAAGCATTGCTGCCGAGATGAATTTATCAGACACTGCCTTCATCTCAAAACGAAATTCTATGGATTTTTCCTCAG GTGCAAGGTTTGGGTTACGCTGGTTTACCCCCATATGTGAGGATCTACTATGTGGACATGCAACACTGGCCTCAGCAGCAGTGCTCTTTTACCTTAAAA AGAATGTCAACCCTGTTGTGACGTTTGAGACTATGAGTGGGGAGCTTCATGTGCGCCAGCATGGAGAATCTCTAATAATGGACTTCCCCTTAAACAAACCACAGCCCCAG GAACAACATGAAATCAAGGATCTGTTGAAA gCTGTTGTTGGAGACTTACCCGTCCAGGAAGTGTGCTACAGTCCAACAATAAGGTACCTGATGATTCGTCTAGCTGACACATGTGACAG ATCTGAACTTACATCTTTGAGGCCTGAAGCAGAAGCTCTGCTGAAAAACGAATCTACTGGGAAGATTAAAGGCATCAGTGTTACAATCAAAGGAGCTCCGAATGCACAGCCTGGATATGACTTCTATTCCCGTTTCTTTTGCCCTTGGTATGGGGTCCTTGAAGATCCAGTCTGTG ggtCTTCACACACAGTTCTTGCTGGCTACTGGTCTGAAAAgctgaataaaaagaaaatgttgg CCTACCAGTGCTCCAGTCGTGGAGGTGAACTGGAGCTGGAGTTGAGGGATGATGGTCGACTCAACATCAGCGGTCGGGCGCAGATCATTCTTCAGGGAACTCTTAAAATCTAG